A region from the Sandaracinus amylolyticus genome encodes:
- a CDS encoding enoyl-CoA hydratase/isomerase family protein: MANRSYVRLEIDGALATLTIDRQDKLNALNAQVIAELHDAAREVRTTRDVRCLIVTGAGEKAFVAGADISEMKEMRLDQARAFAQAGHAAFDALEALPFPVIAAVNGFALGGGTELALACDFIYASEKAKFGQPEVKLGVIPGFGGTQRLLRRVGNAHARELIYTGAIIGADEALRIGLANRVLPHGELLSAARATAATIAQMGPLAVAEAKKVMREGEGRLLRDANALEIDGFAGCFETDDQKEGMQAFLEKRAAAFKAE; encoded by the coding sequence GTGGCCAACCGATCGTACGTTCGGCTCGAGATCGACGGCGCGCTCGCGACGCTCACGATCGACCGCCAGGACAAGCTCAACGCGCTGAACGCGCAGGTGATCGCGGAGCTGCACGACGCGGCGCGCGAGGTTCGCACCACACGCGACGTGCGCTGCCTGATCGTGACCGGCGCGGGCGAGAAGGCGTTCGTCGCGGGCGCGGACATCAGCGAGATGAAGGAGATGCGCCTCGATCAGGCGCGCGCCTTCGCGCAGGCGGGCCACGCGGCGTTCGACGCGCTCGAAGCGCTGCCGTTCCCGGTGATCGCGGCGGTCAACGGGTTCGCGCTGGGGGGCGGCACCGAGCTCGCGCTCGCGTGCGACTTCATCTACGCGAGCGAGAAGGCGAAGTTCGGGCAGCCCGAGGTGAAGCTCGGCGTGATCCCGGGCTTCGGCGGCACGCAGCGCCTGCTGCGCCGCGTCGGCAACGCGCACGCGCGCGAGCTGATCTACACGGGCGCGATCATCGGCGCCGACGAGGCGCTGCGCATCGGCCTCGCGAACCGCGTGCTCCCGCACGGCGAGCTGCTGAGCGCGGCGCGCGCGACCGCGGCGACGATCGCGCAGATGGGCCCGCTCGCGGTCGCCGAGGCGAAGAAGGTGATGCGCGAGGGCGAGGGACGTCTGCTGCGCGACGCCAACGCGCTCGAGATCGACGGCTTCGCGGGCTGCTTCGAGACCGACGATCAGAAGGAAGGCATGCAGGCCTTCCTCGAGAAGCGCGCGGCCGCGTTCAAGGCCGAGTGA
- a CDS encoding 3-hydroxybutyryl-CoA dehydrogenase: MEATVAEIRIFGVIGAGQMGAGIAQVAAQTGYEVKLLDASAALAQKGRDGIAKQLAKAVEKGKLAKEDADAAVARIAVADGYGDLATCDIVVEAATENPELKNKIFESADAAMKPGAILASNTSSISITKLAARTKRPTNVIGMHFMNPVPVMKLVEIIRALQTSDETYATTKALAERLNKTVITSKDSPGFIVNRMLIPFLNEACFVLAESLGTPEDIDQGAKLGLNHPLGPLALADLIGLDTCLAIAEVLHRELGDDKYRPAPLLRNYVAAGWLGRKTGRGFYTYESK; this comes from the coding sequence GTGGAGGCGACAGTGGCGGAGATCCGGATCTTCGGCGTGATCGGAGCGGGCCAGATGGGCGCGGGAATCGCGCAGGTCGCGGCGCAGACTGGCTACGAGGTGAAGCTCCTCGACGCGAGCGCGGCGCTCGCCCAGAAGGGCCGCGACGGCATCGCGAAGCAGCTCGCGAAGGCGGTCGAGAAGGGCAAGCTCGCGAAGGAAGACGCGGACGCGGCCGTCGCGCGCATCGCGGTCGCGGACGGCTACGGCGATCTCGCGACGTGCGACATCGTGGTCGAGGCCGCGACCGAGAACCCCGAGCTCAAGAACAAGATCTTCGAGAGCGCGGACGCGGCGATGAAGCCGGGCGCGATCCTCGCGAGCAACACGTCGAGCATCTCGATCACGAAGCTCGCGGCGCGCACCAAGCGCCCGACGAACGTGATCGGAATGCACTTCATGAACCCGGTGCCGGTCATGAAGCTCGTCGAGATCATCCGCGCGCTGCAGACGAGCGACGAGACCTACGCGACGACGAAGGCGCTCGCGGAGCGGCTCAACAAGACGGTGATCACGAGCAAGGACAGCCCCGGGTTCATCGTGAACCGCATGCTGATCCCGTTCCTCAACGAGGCGTGCTTCGTCCTGGCCGAGTCGCTCGGCACGCCCGAGGACATCGATCAGGGCGCGAAGCTCGGGCTCAACCATCCGCTCGGCCCGCTCGCGCTCGCCGATCTGATCGGGCTCGACACGTGCCTCGCGATCGCCGAGGTGCTGCACCGCGAGCTCGGCGACGACAAGTACCGCCCGGCGCCGCTGCTGCGGAACTACGTCGCGGCGGGCTGGCTCGGCCGCAAGACGGGCCGCGGCTTCTACACGTACGAGTCGAAGTGA
- a CDS encoding thiolase family protein, translated as MSKREVFIVAAARTPIGSFQGALAEVPAVRLGATAISAALARSGLSADDVQETYMGNVLTAGEGQAPARQAARFAGIPDRVPATTVGKVCGSGLQAVILGTKSILLGDADVVVAGGMESMSQAPYLLPQARGGFRMGNGQVVDSMIHDGLWDPYKNFHMGVAGELCVKENGFTRKEQDDFAMQSYQRALSAMEKGEFAAEIAEVRIEGKKGDAVVVKEDEEPRRAKLDKMGSLKPAFDPKEGTITAANASKINDGASAVILASGETVKKKGLTPIARVVGYGAHAQAPEWFTTAPVGAIENALARTGLAVGDVDLFEVNEAFAVVAMVTAKKAGIDPAKMNVRGGAVALGHPIGASGARVLTTLVHAMKDRSAKRGLATLCIGGGEAVAVIVERV; from the coding sequence ATGTCGAAGCGTGAGGTCTTCATCGTCGCCGCCGCTCGCACGCCGATCGGCTCGTTCCAGGGCGCGCTCGCGGAGGTCCCCGCCGTGCGTCTCGGGGCGACCGCCATCAGCGCCGCGCTCGCGCGCTCGGGCCTGAGCGCGGACGACGTGCAGGAGACCTACATGGGCAACGTGCTGACGGCGGGTGAGGGCCAGGCGCCCGCGCGTCAGGCCGCGCGCTTCGCGGGCATTCCCGATCGCGTCCCCGCCACCACCGTCGGCAAGGTGTGCGGCTCGGGCCTCCAGGCCGTGATCCTCGGCACGAAGTCGATCCTGCTCGGCGACGCCGACGTGGTCGTCGCAGGCGGCATGGAGTCGATGAGCCAGGCGCCGTACCTCCTGCCCCAGGCGCGCGGCGGCTTCCGCATGGGCAACGGGCAGGTCGTGGACTCCATGATCCACGACGGCCTGTGGGACCCGTACAAGAACTTCCACATGGGCGTCGCGGGCGAGCTCTGCGTGAAGGAGAACGGCTTCACGCGGAAGGAGCAGGACGACTTCGCGATGCAGTCGTACCAGCGCGCGCTCTCCGCGATGGAGAAGGGCGAGTTCGCCGCCGAGATCGCCGAGGTGCGCATCGAGGGCAAGAAGGGCGACGCGGTCGTCGTGAAGGAAGACGAGGAGCCGCGCCGGGCGAAGCTCGACAAGATGGGCTCGCTCAAGCCCGCCTTCGATCCCAAGGAGGGCACGATCACCGCGGCGAACGCGTCGAAGATCAACGACGGCGCGTCGGCGGTGATCCTCGCGAGCGGCGAGACCGTGAAGAAGAAGGGCCTCACGCCGATCGCGCGCGTGGTGGGCTACGGCGCGCACGCGCAGGCGCCCGAGTGGTTCACGACGGCACCCGTCGGCGCGATCGAGAACGCGCTCGCGCGCACCGGGCTCGCGGTCGGCGACGTCGATCTGTTCGAGGTCAACGAGGCGTTCGCGGTGGTCGCGATGGTGACCGCGAAGAAGGCGGGCATCGATCCCGCGAAGATGAACGTGCGCGGCGGCGCGGTCGCGCTCGGGCACCCGATCGGCGCGAGCGGCGCGCGCGTGCTGACGACGCTCGTGCACGCGATGAAGGATCGCAGCGCGAAGCGCGGCCTCGCGACGCTGTGCATCGGCGGCGGCGAGGCGGTCGCGGTCATCGTCGAGCGCGTGTGA
- a CDS encoding phosphatase PAP2 family protein, with the protein MKLRPTDLRLLLVMLATVSALWVFAWVADEVGEGGTQVFDDAVIRWVREPDAPREVAGSTTLGEIARDVTALGSITVLTLVTTAVVGFLALSKLHRAVVLVLVAALGGTAWTFLLKELFARERPRLVADAIVSTTSFPSGHSALSAVVYLTLAALLARLVERRRLRAYIVGVAALVTFLVGVSRVALGVHFPSDVLAGWTLGLAWALFCWTAMTVLQRRGTVETVEEAHEHAHEAPG; encoded by the coding sequence ATGAAGCTGCGGCCCACCGATCTGCGCCTGCTCCTCGTGATGCTCGCGACGGTCTCGGCCCTCTGGGTGTTCGCGTGGGTCGCGGACGAGGTCGGCGAAGGCGGGACGCAGGTCTTCGACGACGCGGTGATCCGATGGGTGCGCGAGCCCGACGCGCCGCGCGAGGTCGCGGGCTCGACGACGCTCGGCGAGATCGCGCGCGACGTCACGGCGCTGGGATCGATCACGGTGCTCACCCTCGTGACCACCGCGGTGGTCGGGTTCCTCGCGCTCTCGAAGCTGCATCGCGCGGTGGTGCTGGTGCTCGTCGCGGCGCTCGGCGGCACGGCGTGGACCTTCTTGCTGAAGGAGCTCTTCGCGCGCGAGCGACCGCGTCTCGTCGCGGATGCGATCGTGAGCACGACGAGCTTTCCGAGCGGGCACTCGGCGCTCTCGGCGGTCGTCTATCTGACGCTCGCAGCGCTGCTCGCGCGGCTCGTCGAGCGACGCCGGCTGCGCGCGTACATCGTCGGCGTCGCGGCGCTCGTCACGTTCCTCGTCGGGGTGAGCCGCGTCGCGCTCGGCGTGCACTTTCCGAGCGACGTGCTCGCGGGATGGACGCTCGGGCTCGCGTGGGCGCTGTTCTGCTGGACCGCGATGACGGTGCTGCAGCGTCGCGGCACGGTCGAGACCGTCGAGGAGGCCCACGAGCACGCGCACGAAGCGCCGGGATGA
- a CDS encoding DUF4406 domain-containing protein, which yields MISGPYTSGARSDADRQRNLDVMNEAAVEVFRRGHVPIIGVNMALPMIAVAGAQCFDELMMPVSLALTERCDAVLRVGGPSKGADDEVERFRARGALVLTRVEDVPDEAERRTAGEATGRKDEGPVAR from the coding sequence ATGATCTCGGGGCCGTACACGTCGGGCGCGCGGAGCGACGCGGATCGGCAGCGCAACCTCGACGTGATGAACGAAGCGGCGGTCGAGGTCTTCCGGCGCGGTCACGTGCCGATCATCGGCGTGAACATGGCGCTGCCGATGATCGCGGTCGCAGGCGCGCAGTGCTTCGACGAGCTGATGATGCCGGTCTCGCTCGCGCTCACCGAGCGCTGCGACGCGGTGCTGCGTGTCGGCGGTCCGTCGAAGGGCGCGGACGACGAGGTGGAGCGCTTCCGCGCGCGCGGCGCGCTCGTTCTCACGCGCGTCGAGGACGTGCCCGACGAAGCGGAGAGACGAACGGCTGGAGAAGCGACGGGACGGAAAGACGAAGGGCCCGTAGCGCGCTGA
- a CDS encoding S1 RNA-binding domain-containing protein, protein MTEENGTVTTTDGGERNAPPAENAPERERTEATAVEAQHTQSSADEQGETDGGEGDESEGEGEAAVEGQPGAEGAKRKRRRRRRKKGAGETSAGQVAAEGATGEGATEGGAAQPQQPREPKKEPHLPFARFFEGRDRGDRRHAFSVGEIVAGRVQRVEHGASVIDLFGKATAFALANEPREVPMPAPGTEAVETEESEEAASANLAQVGDAAAHFEGAVGMPASEALPEQPAPEGEQPVGPGPDGIWGTADDAPASVDAARVAAAAHELSALGGPQEEGQPASASEAGGVEAPEEAAPEAPEEEAALLEVGTIFRGRVAAVAESGHVAIHNKLATRAEARLKLAKAREEHRRVWGLVYGFNRGGFDVLVEGVRAFCPVSGMTTEHLEDPETLLGRRLEFSVQQAKSGHQGIVVSRRSILEKEARKRAKELRRSLQPGQRLKGRVTQVRDFGVFVDLGGVEGLVHMSELSWDRAVRPSDAAKPGDEVEVQVLRVTEPQGRKDRDGRIALSLKALAADPWDVHLQGLEEGQARKGKVTRTAEFGAFVELAPGVEGLLHVTELGRDLKHANERIKEGEEVFVVVERLDKRARRISLSKMSDADAKLFQEGQLETGGGGKVVRPGANLKVKVERVEPGGLHVQVEGVLGRRGRGFIPNVEMATERGTDHRKKFPPGTELDVKVIGTDRDGGLRLSRKALQQDEERRAIQDYRKDAARKGFGTFGDLLKSKLGKR, encoded by the coding sequence ATGACGGAAGAGAACGGTACCGTGACCACGACCGACGGCGGCGAGCGCAACGCTCCGCCGGCTGAGAACGCGCCCGAGCGCGAGCGCACCGAGGCGACCGCGGTCGAGGCGCAGCACACGCAGTCGAGCGCCGACGAGCAGGGCGAGACCGACGGCGGCGAAGGCGACGAGTCGGAAGGCGAGGGCGAGGCCGCTGTCGAAGGCCAGCCCGGCGCCGAGGGCGCGAAGCGCAAGCGTCGTCGTCGTCGCCGCAAGAAGGGCGCGGGCGAGACGTCGGCGGGCCAGGTCGCGGCCGAGGGCGCGACCGGCGAAGGCGCGACCGAGGGTGGCGCGGCGCAGCCGCAGCAGCCCCGCGAGCCGAAGAAGGAGCCGCACCTCCCGTTCGCGCGCTTCTTCGAGGGACGCGATCGCGGCGATCGCCGCCACGCGTTCTCGGTCGGCGAGATCGTCGCGGGACGCGTGCAGCGCGTCGAGCACGGCGCGTCGGTGATCGACCTCTTCGGCAAGGCGACGGCGTTCGCGCTCGCGAACGAGCCTCGCGAGGTCCCGATGCCCGCGCCGGGCACCGAGGCCGTCGAGACCGAGGAGAGCGAAGAGGCCGCGAGCGCGAACCTCGCGCAGGTCGGCGACGCGGCGGCGCACTTCGAGGGCGCGGTCGGCATGCCGGCGAGCGAGGCGCTCCCCGAGCAGCCGGCGCCGGAGGGCGAGCAGCCCGTCGGCCCCGGGCCCGACGGCATCTGGGGCACCGCGGACGATGCGCCCGCGTCGGTCGACGCCGCGCGCGTCGCCGCGGCGGCGCACGAGCTCTCGGCGCTCGGCGGCCCGCAGGAAGAAGGTCAGCCCGCGAGCGCGAGCGAGGCCGGCGGCGTGGAAGCGCCCGAAGAAGCCGCGCCCGAGGCGCCCGAGGAGGAAGCCGCGCTGCTCGAGGTGGGCACGATCTTCCGCGGTCGCGTCGCGGCCGTCGCGGAGAGCGGCCACGTCGCGATCCACAACAAGCTCGCGACCCGCGCCGAGGCGCGCCTCAAGCTCGCGAAGGCGCGCGAGGAGCACCGCCGCGTGTGGGGCCTCGTGTACGGCTTCAACCGCGGTGGCTTCGACGTGCTCGTCGAGGGCGTTCGCGCGTTCTGCCCGGTCTCGGGCATGACGACCGAGCACCTCGAGGATCCCGAGACGCTGCTCGGCCGTCGGCTCGAGTTCTCGGTGCAGCAGGCGAAGAGCGGCCATCAGGGCATCGTCGTCTCGCGCCGCTCGATCCTCGAGAAGGAAGCGCGCAAGCGCGCGAAGGAGCTGCGCCGCTCGCTGCAGCCTGGCCAGCGCCTCAAGGGCCGCGTCACGCAGGTGCGCGACTTCGGCGTGTTCGTCGACCTCGGCGGCGTCGAGGGCCTCGTGCACATGAGCGAGCTCTCGTGGGATCGCGCGGTTCGTCCGAGCGACGCCGCGAAGCCCGGCGACGAGGTCGAGGTGCAGGTGCTGCGCGTGACCGAGCCGCAGGGCCGCAAGGACCGCGACGGTCGCATCGCGCTCTCGCTCAAGGCGCTCGCGGCGGACCCGTGGGACGTGCACCTGCAGGGCCTCGAGGAGGGCCAGGCGCGCAAGGGCAAGGTCACGCGCACCGCGGAGTTCGGCGCGTTCGTCGAGCTCGCGCCGGGCGTCGAGGGCCTGCTCCACGTGACGGAGCTCGGGCGCGACCTCAAGCACGCGAACGAGCGCATCAAGGAGGGCGAAGAGGTCTTCGTCGTCGTCGAGCGTCTCGACAAGCGCGCGCGCCGCATCTCGCTCTCGAAGATGAGCGACGCCGACGCGAAGCTGTTCCAGGAGGGACAGCTCGAGACGGGCGGCGGCGGCAAGGTCGTGCGTCCGGGCGCGAACCTCAAGGTCAAGGTCGAGCGCGTCGAGCCCGGCGGCCTGCACGTGCAGGTCGAGGGCGTGCTCGGCCGTCGCGGCCGCGGGTTCATCCCGAACGTCGAGATGGCGACCGAGCGCGGCACCGATCACCGCAAGAAGTTCCCGCCGGGCACCGAGCTCGACGTGAAGGTGATCGGCACCGATCGCGACGGCGGCCTGCGCCTCTCGCGCAAGGCGCTCCAGCAGGACGAGGAGCGCCGCGCGATCCAGGACTATCGCAAGGACGCGGCGCGCAAGGGCTTCGGCACCTTCGGCGACCTGCTGAAGAGCAAGCTCGGAAAGCGCTGA
- a CDS encoding serine/threonine-protein kinase PknK codes for MGEPVLFGSYELLDRIAEGGMAEVWRARSRGVAGFEKTVVIKRVLPSLMAKPGFADLLIREAKIAARLSHPRIVQIFDLGEENGSYFIAMEYVSGRDLGQAMSHRGGPQGEGLSLPLRVWIVAEVAGALDHAHRRRGDEGRPLAIVHRDVSPQNILLGYEGEVKVADFGIARADEAGLGRGEDPKILRGKYAYMSPEQARGEPLDRRSDVFSLGIVLYELLVGKRMFRGRSSQETLAMVRAAQVPELDAAKLGVDDALARVLARCLAPQRDDRYAYASELYADLTQWLFRRGEPVGQPMLAAAMERMFPPEDAMSPNKLRVDVLMRAYQDATSISLAGASLAAPVAEASTDEAGGQRTAAMPSSRRVKVERRRVALLAVEERDGEIDAFAAACDAAGGSVLGTQHGMRLALFGLAAGVERGEVHAVRAALELRRALRAEGGVEPVPGMTVIDGEARVVEGVTTDPEPELIERARALLDGAIGGEIRVEPELVEELSHHFRMDERPIVPGAGRIPIVEGYRARAERNASALRRRAPLVGRRDELRRLSEAIVEVAAGAHRVVHLVGEPGAGKSRLLAEMRALVTPRDVHVVTGRADEAGADRPFAALAELVGDLCGVEPDDTPSERFAKVERIRVLGLSPREARLCGELLGLAYPVAPIERPGRPRSLEIVVAIRKAIDALAHERTVLVVLEDLQWLDDSTRQVLPLLMRGLSRARVMVVLTRRPGALVPHLPGMIVRLAPLPPDAAGRLFAASLGARAIEPELLDAITRETGGNPEWIELLASDARDAASVAVDAGIVSAVAPLPTTVSNAARNRIGARLGQLRPIDRAMLTTAAMIEPPIPVDLLCAVEGLVGHTGVPALRRLLARRLLVASEHGASEHEPTGRWGGDDGAGARPERVSFPGAMIARAVRDALDAQEQRRLHARVVATLERIGAASTPEGMRRLAFHAARSFDRRRAPEYLEEVAAHAESRGAPGEAADALAEAARVLREEGDDREGDRAVELTLRASRLAIQGGQVERARALLDELASSHGAHGRPATRIAIALARAEAAMRVDHAADALAALEEIDPALVQAPVASRASVRLAAGRALIELGRTDDAIATLVEAVAAFREANDGAGRGHALAVLALAEARADRARAADDTAEEALAVAARLGHADLRYAALAAMGAAEEAAGDLRGAAARTREALEVATHAALEAELPVASLRAALASLRAGEGVEAAQRAEQAIRLARKRRLERIVLLGSAVQATIAVQEHPDASFVPAIVRAIDRLEALGRTGDAALAVELLALAHRALGDEGAASRARTRGADLARRAGWLSLAHTLERASSS; via the coding sequence GTGGGCGAGCCCGTCCTCTTCGGCAGCTACGAGCTGCTCGATCGCATCGCCGAGGGCGGCATGGCCGAGGTGTGGCGCGCGCGCTCGCGCGGTGTCGCCGGCTTCGAGAAGACCGTCGTCATCAAGCGCGTGCTCCCCTCGCTGATGGCGAAGCCAGGCTTCGCGGATCTGCTGATCCGCGAGGCGAAGATCGCCGCGCGGCTCTCGCATCCGCGCATCGTCCAGATCTTCGATCTCGGCGAGGAGAACGGCTCGTACTTCATCGCGATGGAGTACGTGAGCGGGCGCGATCTCGGACAAGCGATGTCGCACCGCGGCGGCCCGCAGGGCGAAGGGCTCTCGCTGCCTCTGCGCGTGTGGATCGTCGCGGAGGTCGCGGGCGCGCTCGACCACGCGCATCGACGTCGCGGCGACGAAGGACGCCCGCTCGCGATCGTGCATCGCGACGTCTCGCCGCAGAACATCCTGCTCGGCTACGAGGGCGAGGTGAAGGTCGCGGACTTCGGCATCGCGCGCGCCGACGAGGCAGGTCTCGGGCGCGGCGAGGACCCGAAGATCCTGCGCGGCAAGTACGCGTACATGTCGCCCGAGCAGGCGCGCGGCGAGCCGCTGGATCGCCGCAGCGACGTGTTCTCGCTCGGCATCGTCCTCTACGAGCTGCTCGTCGGGAAGCGGATGTTCCGCGGGCGCAGCTCGCAGGAGACGCTCGCGATGGTGCGCGCGGCGCAGGTGCCCGAGCTCGACGCCGCGAAGCTGGGCGTCGACGACGCGCTCGCGCGCGTGCTCGCGCGCTGTCTCGCGCCGCAGCGCGACGATCGCTACGCATACGCGAGCGAGCTCTACGCGGATCTCACGCAGTGGCTCTTCCGGCGCGGCGAGCCGGTCGGGCAGCCGATGCTCGCGGCCGCGATGGAGCGGATGTTCCCGCCGGAAGACGCGATGTCGCCGAACAAGCTGCGCGTCGACGTGCTGATGCGCGCGTACCAGGACGCGACGTCGATCAGCCTCGCGGGCGCGTCGCTCGCTGCGCCGGTCGCGGAGGCGAGCACCGACGAAGCGGGCGGGCAGCGCACCGCCGCGATGCCGAGCTCGCGGCGCGTGAAGGTCGAGCGGCGGCGTGTCGCGCTGCTCGCGGTGGAAGAGCGCGACGGAGAGATCGATGCGTTCGCGGCGGCGTGTGACGCGGCCGGCGGGAGCGTGCTCGGGACGCAGCACGGGATGCGGCTCGCGCTGTTCGGGCTCGCGGCCGGGGTGGAGCGCGGCGAGGTGCACGCGGTGCGCGCGGCGCTCGAGCTTCGTCGCGCGCTGCGCGCCGAGGGCGGCGTCGAGCCGGTCCCCGGGATGACCGTGATCGACGGCGAGGCGCGCGTCGTCGAGGGCGTCACGACGGATCCCGAGCCCGAGCTGATCGAGCGTGCGCGCGCGCTGCTCGACGGGGCGATCGGCGGTGAGATCCGCGTCGAGCCCGAGCTCGTCGAGGAGCTCTCGCATCACTTCCGCATGGACGAGCGCCCGATCGTGCCGGGCGCCGGGCGCATTCCGATCGTCGAGGGCTATCGCGCGCGCGCCGAGCGCAACGCGAGCGCGCTACGACGTCGTGCGCCGCTCGTCGGTCGTCGCGACGAGCTGCGCCGGTTGTCCGAGGCGATCGTGGAGGTCGCCGCGGGCGCGCACCGCGTCGTGCATCTCGTCGGGGAGCCCGGCGCGGGCAAGTCGCGGCTGCTCGCGGAGATGCGCGCCCTCGTGACGCCGCGCGACGTGCACGTGGTGACCGGTCGCGCCGACGAGGCGGGCGCGGATCGCCCGTTCGCCGCGCTCGCGGAGCTCGTCGGCGATCTGTGCGGCGTCGAGCCCGACGACACGCCGAGCGAGCGCTTCGCGAAGGTCGAGCGCATCCGCGTGCTCGGCCTCTCGCCGCGCGAGGCGCGGCTCTGCGGCGAGCTGCTGGGCCTCGCGTATCCGGTCGCGCCGATCGAGCGCCCGGGACGTCCTCGCAGCCTCGAGATCGTGGTCGCGATCCGCAAGGCGATCGACGCGCTCGCACACGAGCGGACGGTGCTCGTCGTGCTCGAGGATCTGCAGTGGCTCGACGACTCCACGCGACAGGTGTTGCCGCTGCTGATGCGCGGACTGAGCCGCGCGCGCGTGATGGTGGTGCTCACGCGACGGCCGGGCGCGCTGGTGCCGCACCTGCCGGGGATGATCGTGCGGCTCGCGCCGCTGCCACCCGACGCGGCAGGGCGGCTCTTCGCGGCATCGCTCGGCGCGCGCGCGATCGAGCCCGAGCTGCTCGACGCGATCACGCGCGAGACCGGCGGCAACCCGGAGTGGATCGAGCTCCTCGCGTCCGACGCGCGCGATGCGGCGTCGGTCGCGGTCGACGCGGGCATCGTGAGCGCCGTCGCGCCGCTGCCGACGACGGTGTCGAACGCCGCGCGCAACCGGATCGGCGCGCGGCTCGGTCAGCTCCGGCCGATCGATCGCGCGATGCTCACGACCGCGGCGATGATCGAGCCGCCGATCCCCGTCGATCTGCTGTGCGCGGTCGAAGGGCTGGTCGGCCACACGGGCGTGCCCGCGCTGCGTCGCCTGCTCGCGCGACGGCTGCTCGTGGCGAGCGAGCACGGCGCGAGCGAGCACGAGCCGACCGGCCGATGGGGCGGCGACGACGGCGCAGGCGCGCGGCCCGAGCGCGTGTCGTTCCCCGGCGCGATGATCGCGCGAGCCGTGCGCGACGCGCTCGACGCGCAGGAGCAGCGACGCCTGCATGCGCGTGTGGTCGCGACCCTCGAGCGCATCGGCGCGGCGTCGACGCCCGAGGGGATGCGCCGTCTCGCGTTCCACGCCGCGCGCTCGTTCGATCGCCGTCGCGCGCCCGAGTACCTCGAGGAGGTCGCGGCGCACGCGGAGTCGCGCGGTGCGCCCGGCGAGGCTGCCGACGCGCTCGCCGAAGCCGCGCGCGTCCTGCGCGAAGAGGGCGACGATCGCGAGGGCGATCGCGCCGTCGAGCTCACGCTGCGCGCGTCGAGGCTCGCGATCCAGGGCGGCCAGGTCGAGCGCGCGCGCGCGCTGCTCGACGAGCTCGCGAGCTCGCACGGCGCGCACGGCCGACCTGCGACGCGCATCGCGATCGCGCTGGCGCGCGCCGAGGCGGCGATGCGCGTGGACCACGCAGCCGATGCGCTCGCGGCGCTCGAGGAGATCGATCCCGCGCTCGTGCAGGCGCCCGTCGCGTCGCGCGCGTCGGTGCGGCTCGCCGCTGGGCGCGCGCTGATCGAGCTCGGGCGCACGGACGACGCGATCGCCACGCTGGTCGAGGCGGTCGCCGCGTTCCGCGAAGCGAACGACGGAGCGGGCCGCGGCCATGCGCTCGCCGTGCTCGCGCTCGCCGAGGCGCGCGCCGATCGTGCACGCGCGGCCGACGACACCGCCGAGGAAGCGCTCGCGGTCGCAGCGCGTCTCGGGCACGCCGATCTCCGCTACGCCGCGCTCGCCGCGATGGGCGCGGCCGAAGAGGCCGCCGGCGATCTGCGCGGCGCCGCGGCGCGCACGCGCGAGGCGCTCGAGGTCGCGACGCATGCCGCGCTCGAGGCGGAGCTTCCGGTCGCATCGCTGCGCGCCGCGCTCGCGTCGCTCCGCGCAGGCGAGGGCGTCGAGGCGGCGCAGCGCGCCGAGCAGGCGATCCGCCTCGCCCGGAAGCGCAGGCTCGAGCGCATCGTGCTCCTCGGGAGCGCAGTGCAGGCCACCATCGCGGTGCAGGAGCATCCCGACGCGTCGTTCGTGCCCGCGATCGTGCGCGCGATCGATCGCCTCGAAGCGCTCGGCCGTACCGGCGATGCCGCGCTCGCCGTCGAGCTGCTCGCGCTCGCGCATCGCGCGCTCGGCGACGAAGGCGCGGCGAGCCGTGCGCGCACGCGCGGCGCGGATCTGGCGCGTCGTGCGGGATGGCTCTCGCTCGCGCACACGCTCGAGCGCGCGTCGTCGTCGTGA
- a CDS encoding RNA polymerase sigma factor, which produces MVEPNESELIERAKRGEKAAFGRLLRMHQRRVYACAIHMLGDRGEAEDAVQETFLRAWRAIDRFDGRAELSTWLYRICINVSLNTLRRRKRVDAADISDPRVPEPAADPTQGQNDPRHSAQAAQLYGRLAKALDDLSPSLRATVVLVLLEGVPQKEASEVLGCSEGTIAWRVHEARRRLRLVLGDHLEESSDEGAAVSAAATGRRA; this is translated from the coding sequence ATGGTCGAGCCCAACGAGTCCGAGCTGATCGAGCGCGCGAAGCGTGGCGAGAAGGCGGCGTTCGGGCGTCTGCTGCGGATGCACCAGCGGCGCGTGTACGCGTGCGCGATCCACATGCTCGGCGATCGCGGCGAGGCGGAGGACGCGGTGCAGGAGACCTTCCTGCGCGCGTGGCGTGCGATCGATCGGTTCGACGGTCGCGCCGAGCTCTCGACGTGGCTCTACCGCATCTGCATCAACGTCTCGCTCAACACGCTGCGGCGCCGGAAGCGCGTGGACGCCGCGGACATCTCGGATCCGCGAGTGCCCGAGCCGGCGGCGGATCCGACGCAGGGACAGAACGATCCGCGTCATTCGGCGCAGGCGGCGCAGCTCTACGGTCGCCTCGCGAAGGCGCTCGACGACCTCTCGCCCTCGCTGCGCGCGACGGTGGTGCTCGTGCTGCTCGAGGGCGTGCCGCAGAAGGAAGCGAGCGAAGTGCTCGGGTGCTCGGAAGGGACGATCGCGTGGCGCGTGCACGAGGCGCGTCGGCGCTTGCGGCTCGTGCTCGGTGATCATCTCGAGGAGAGCAGCGACGAAGGCGCTGCGGTGAGCGCGGCAGCGACGGGGAGGCGCGCATGA